In one window of Bdellovibrio bacteriovorus DNA:
- a CDS encoding AgmX/PglI C-terminal domain-containing protein, with translation MSAAKLLILENTMGQKVRTFAVQATTMNLVYLKESRRIEAFADLQALDDNKIAYTLLKQIDISELSEEGFELQGLGRLRAFPNAAVKNSPTHTLPEEKDEEQLKTILQKTTAGHLAAIFLLLVGSWIYTNYFMKTQEPPLVTIMLPKEEIVKPEPKARPTVKVSKTKIQKSNKIYRPVAQKLKTKPYKVNTAKARDVRRVGALAALGGLKTGHKGAEGLDMQSLKNIRAAGTGAGGGGIGNAGRGGARGYMTGNGLIAGSAGEGARAQGAGGYGTRGSGGGRAGYGKISLVGGTSAVSLPLDEEVSVEGGLDQDQIIAVINRNKGQITYCYEKGLQAQPSIGGRVAVSFVIGASGRITTAKVAESSLGSRMVESCMLQRMKTWQFPRPVGQVNVDVLYPFELTRVSAR, from the coding sequence ATGAGCGCAGCGAAACTTCTGATTCTTGAAAACACAATGGGGCAAAAGGTTCGCACTTTCGCGGTACAAGCGACTACGATGAATCTTGTGTACCTGAAAGAAAGTCGCCGTATCGAAGCGTTTGCCGACCTTCAAGCTCTTGATGACAACAAGATCGCTTACACTCTTTTAAAACAAATTGATATCTCGGAACTTTCTGAAGAAGGTTTCGAGTTGCAAGGTTTAGGGCGCCTGAGAGCGTTTCCAAACGCGGCAGTAAAAAACAGCCCGACACACACACTTCCTGAAGAAAAAGACGAAGAACAGCTTAAGACTATTCTTCAAAAAACGACGGCAGGCCATTTAGCCGCCATCTTCTTGTTACTTGTTGGGTCTTGGATCTACACAAACTACTTCATGAAAACTCAAGAGCCACCTCTTGTGACAATCATGCTTCCAAAAGAAGAAATCGTGAAACCAGAGCCAAAAGCTCGTCCGACAGTGAAGGTTTCTAAAACGAAAATTCAAAAGAGCAACAAGATCTATCGCCCGGTTGCTCAAAAATTGAAAACAAAGCCCTACAAAGTCAACACGGCTAAAGCACGTGACGTTCGCCGTGTTGGCGCCTTAGCTGCCTTGGGTGGCTTGAAAACCGGCCACAAAGGTGCTGAAGGTTTAGATATGCAATCTCTTAAAAACATTCGCGCTGCTGGCACAGGTGCTGGTGGCGGCGGTATCGGTAACGCCGGCCGTGGTGGTGCTCGTGGATATATGACTGGTAACGGTCTTATCGCGGGCTCTGCAGGTGAAGGCGCTCGCGCTCAAGGTGCGGGCGGTTACGGAACTCGTGGATCTGGTGGCGGTCGTGCTGGTTACGGAAAGATTTCCTTGGTTGGCGGGACTTCTGCTGTCAGCTTGCCGCTAGACGAAGAAGTTTCTGTTGAAGGCGGTTTGGATCAAGACCAAATCATCGCCGTTATCAACCGTAACAAAGGTCAAATTACTTATTGCTACGAAAAAGGCTTGCAAGCGCAACCTTCTATCGGTGGTCGCGTGGCCGTGAGCTTCGTGATCGGCGCTTCCGGTCGCATCACAACAGCTAAAGTTGCGGAATCCTCTTTAGGTTCGCGCATGGTTGAAAGCTGCATGCTGCAAAGAATGAAAACATGGCAATTCCCTCGTCCTGTAGGACAAGTTAACGTCGACGTGCTTTACCCATTTGAATTGACTCGCGTGAGCGCTCGATAA
- a CDS encoding outer membrane beta-barrel domain-containing protein has translation MKTMNLLTIAFLAISLTATSTFAASTKSSAKQINANEDIDTLGGNRELMEMAEKVKSTSRSRIVQERIVDRRNTLEFGLSYGSVFGGDAYVKTQALGAQVDYHITPRWSLGIRYYDFGNSLTSEGQRIYDDAKAAEQAGGRALPVDIDYPLNSTIAVVNWYPVYGKTSFYDMGVTQFDLYLLAGGGSITLSSGSTSVMTGGLGLGAWITKHVSARAEIRYQTYEDQIATGARKLDVVTGSLGLGWIL, from the coding sequence ATGAAAACTATGAATTTACTAACAATCGCTTTCCTTGCGATTTCTTTGACGGCGACTTCAACTTTCGCAGCTTCTACGAAGTCTTCAGCAAAACAAATCAATGCCAATGAGGACATCGATACTTTAGGTGGCAACAGAGAATTGATGGAGATGGCTGAAAAAGTTAAATCCACGAGCCGTTCTCGTATCGTTCAAGAGCGTATCGTAGATCGCCGCAACACTTTAGAGTTCGGACTTTCTTACGGTTCTGTTTTTGGTGGTGATGCTTACGTTAAAACTCAAGCTTTGGGTGCTCAAGTAGACTACCACATCACTCCCCGCTGGTCTTTGGGTATCCGTTATTATGATTTCGGCAACAGTTTGACGTCAGAAGGTCAACGTATTTATGACGATGCTAAAGCAGCTGAACAAGCTGGTGGTCGTGCTCTTCCTGTGGATATCGACTATCCATTGAACTCTACTATTGCGGTTGTGAACTGGTACCCTGTTTACGGTAAGACAAGCTTCTATGATATGGGTGTGACTCAGTTTGACCTTTATCTTTTAGCCGGTGGCGGTTCGATCACTCTTTCTAGCGGTTCGACATCGGTTATGACTGGTGGTTTGGGTTTAGGTGCTTGGATCACAAAACACGTTTCTGCTCGTGCGGAAATTCGTTACCAAACTTATGAAGATCAAATTGCAACTGGAGCTCGCAAGTTGGATGTTGTGACTGGTTCTCTTGGCCTTGGATGGATCTTATGA